One Triticum dicoccoides isolate Atlit2015 ecotype Zavitan chromosome 5B, WEW_v2.0, whole genome shotgun sequence genomic window carries:
- the LOC119309607 gene encoding S-adenosylmethionine decarboxylase proenzyme-like produces MMSKAGKKSSSSNSMYEAPLGYKIEDVRPAGGIKKFQSAAYSNMEMSLADCWAPAPASPIGFEGYEKRLEITFSHAPVFVDPCGRGLRALSRHQIDSFLDLARCTIVSQLSNKQFDSYVLSESSLFVYSHKVVIKTCGTTKLLLSIPRILELAAELSLPLLSAKYSRGTFIFPGAQPAPHRSFSEEVSVLNGFFGGLKSGGNAYVMGDAFRPKKMWHVYYATEEPEQPMVTLEMCMTGLDARKAAVFFKNSADGGCSSAKEMTKVSGISAIIPEMEICDFDFDPCGYSMNGVSGPAASTIHVTPEEGFSYASYEAMNFNPGSLVYSDLIKRVLSCFRPSDFSVAVTIFGGQGFAKSWAAGAEVCSYLCDDLVEQELPGGGLLMYQSFSAVAPGAVSPRSTLDDGWSSDGMEMAAQGEEACVWGVEKKVTEKGVAA; encoded by the exons atgatgtcaaaAGCCGGCAAGAAGTCTAGTAGTAGTAATTCCATGTACGAAGCTCCCCTCGGTTACAAGATTGAGGACGTTCGCCCTGCCGGAGGAATCAAGAAGTTCCAGTCTGCTGCCTACTCCAAC ATGGAAATGTCTTTGGCTGACTGCTGGGCCCCTGCCCCCGCCTCCCCTATTGGGTTTGAGGGCTACGAGAAGCGCCTCGAGATAACTTTCTCCCACGCGCCTGTCTTTGTGGACCCGTGCGGCCGTGGCCTTCGCGCCCTCTCTCGACACCAGATCGACTCCTTCCTCGATCTTGCACGGTGCACCATTGTGTCCCAGCTCTCGAACAAGCAGTTTGATTCTTATGTGCTCTCGGAGTCGAGCCTCTTTGTGTACTCCCACAAGGTTGTCATCAAAACCTGTGGAACAACAAAGCTCCTGCTGTCGATTCCCCGCATCCTTGAGCTTGCTGCGGAGCTGTCGCTGCCACTTCTTTCAGCCAAGTATTCCCGCGGGACGTTCATCTTCCCCGGCGCGCAGCCGGCGCCGCACCGCAGCTTCTCGGAGGAGGTGTCCGTGCTGAACGGCTTCTTTGGTGGCCTCAAGTCAGGTGGCAATGCATATGTGATGGGTGATGCGTTCAGGCCCAAGAAGATGTGGCACGTCTACTACGCCACGGAGGAGCCTGAGCAGCCCATGGTGACGCTCGAGATGTGCATGACTGGGCTGGACGCCAGGAAGGCCGCGGTGTTCTTCAAGAACTCTGCCGACGGCGGCTGCTCCTCGGCCAAGGAGATGACCAAGGTCTCTGGCATCTCTGCTATCATCCCCGAGATGGAGATCTGTGACTTCGACTTCGACCCGTGCGGGTACTCGATGAACGGCGTCTCCGGCCCTGCAGCCTCCACCATCCACGTCACTCCTGAGGAGGGCTTCAGCTACGCGAGCTATGAAGCGATGAACTTCAACCCTGGCTCCCTGGTTTACAGTGACCTGATCAAGAGGGTGCTGTCATGCTTCCGCCCGTCAGACTTCTCCGTCGCCGTCACCATCTTCGGTGGCCAAGGCTTCGCCAAATCATGGGCGGCCGGTGCCGAGGTCTGCTCCTACCTGTGCGACGATCTCGTCGAGCAGGAGCTTCCGGGCGGTGGCCTGCTCATGTACCAGAGCTTCAGTGCGGTTGCCCCTGGCGCCGTGTCCCCGAGGTCGACCCTGGATGATGGCTGGAGCAGCGACGGGATGGAGATGGCCGCGCAGGGCGAGGAGGCGTGCGTCTGGGGAGTGGAGAAGAAGGTGACCGAGAAAGGTGTCGCTGCCTGA